The following proteins are encoded in a genomic region of Alnus glutinosa chromosome 8, dhAlnGlut1.1, whole genome shotgun sequence:
- the LOC133874691 gene encoding probable E3 ubiquitin-protein ligase ZFP1 isoform X1: MFGYLETRERRREVKEIFECISMGQRNMLFTNRMIAFESDQHGQNYLRPEPCILLGSNANFAQPNIRTMVSASGNTANLDVQYAVEPCDNAMIYGMTRYNGIPHHHNLDLGVAPSANFYYSYMAPSSGSGALPAPRSHGASGQLASSSNYGVIGVPTDAHGRNSHFMDDVRGPMKRKHAEGIAGSFQHNDASSSSSSSVAPLNTRHPDGVAVMDAASFDISQYRGVGTPSIMEVGPQNSLRNRAGATGMDSLMLHDHNHLIQANYMGQPFQPAGTLWLDQQLSSNSVDGGGTSSWNQAPAMPYVHGSNANGGSMESRSMGVQRYHETASNRSPPNFQHPPPINHQHHNLHHPQLTHGVRGQNINFQPQVAAASYRVSTNPSRGSLNPAQNSLEMGHRHPGSVPPTGLRIYRHNRGGFVPEATLRHRNLPHLRVLQADETAILDMPEFYQVGNLMDHHRDMRLDIEDMSYEELLALGEQIGSVSTGLSEETVTCQLRTKTYVSSTTVINLEEAASVDQEADSCIICQDEYKNQEKIGILDCGHDYHADCLKKWLLVKNVCPICKSEALTTGRKDV; encoded by the exons GTATCAGTATGGGGCAAAGAAATATGCTATTCACTAATCGAATGATTGCTTTTGAATCGGATCAACATGGCCAGAATTATCTCCGTCCTGAGCCTTGCATCCTTTTGGGTTCCAATGCAAACTTTGCACAACCAAATATCCGAACTATGGTGTCAGCTTCTGGGAACACAGCTAATCTTGACGTCCAGTATGCAGTAGAGCCTTGTGACAATGCTATGATCTATGGGATGACACGTTACAATGGCATTCCGCACCATCATAATCTTGATTTAGGTGTTGCACCTTCAGCcaacttttattattcttacaTGGCACCTTCATCTGGTAGTGGGGCATTACCTGCTCCCCGAAGTCATGGGGCCTCTGGTCAGTTGGCATCTTCCAGCAATTATGGGGTCATTGGAGTTCCTACAGATGCGCATGGAAGGAACAGTCACTTTATGGATGATGTCAGGGGTCCAATGAAGAGAAAACATGCTGAAGGTATTGCCGGGAGTTTTCAACATAATGATGCATCATCAAGCTCTAGTTCTTCAGTTGCCCCCTTGAATACAAGGCATCCTGACGGGGTTGCTGTAATGGATGCTGCATCTTTTGATATTTCTCAGTACAGAGGGGTTGGTACTCCATCTATCATGGAAGTAGGACCCCAGAATAGTTTGAGGAACAGAGCCGGTGCTACTGGTATGGATTCTCTTATGTTGCATGACCATAATCATTTGATTCAAGCAAATTATATGGGTCAGCCTTTTCAGCCAGCTGGTACTCTCTGGTTGGACCAACAGTTGAGCAGTAATTCTGTTGATGGAGGAGGTACATCATCCTGGAACCAGGCTCCTGCAATGCCGTATGTGCATG GGAGCAATGCCAATGGAGGTTCTATGGAGAGTCGTAGCATGGGTGTGCAGAGATATCATGAGACAGCTAGTAACAGAAGTCCCCCTAATTTCCAGCATCCTCCTCCCATCAACCACCAGCACCACAATCTTCATCATCCACAGCTAACGCATGGAGTGAGAGGCCAGAATATTAACTTTCAACCCCAAGTAGCTGCAGCTTCTTATAGAGTTTCTACAAATCCTTCACGCGGCAGTCTGAATCCTGCTCAGAACAGTTTGGAGATGGGTCATAGGCATCCCGGATCTGTTCCACCAACTGGGCTTCGGATATACCGTCATAACAGAGGGGGATTCGTTCCTGAGGCAACTCTTAGACATCGCAACCTGCCACACTTGAGAGTTCTGCAGGCTGAT GAAACTGCGATACTAGATATGCCAGAATTTTATCAAGTGGGGAATTTGATGGACCATCACAGAGACATGCGGTTGGATATTGAAGATATGTCTTATGAG GAGCTTCTTGCATTGGGGGAACAGATTGGCAGTGTGAGCACTGGGTTGTCGGAGGAAACTGTCACATGTCAATTAAGGACAAAAACTTATGTATCATCTACTACTGTTATCAATCTGGAGGAGGCAGCTTCTGTGGATCAGGAAGCTGATTCTTGCATTATATGCCAG GATGAATATAAGAACCAAGAGAAGATTGGAATTCTTGATTGTGGACATGATTATCATGCGGATTGCTTAAAGAAGTGGCTGCTCGTGAAGAACGTCTGCCCCATCTGCAAATCTGAAGCGCTGACCACAGGAAGAAAGGATGTATAG
- the LOC133874691 gene encoding probable E3 ubiquitin-protein ligase ZFP1 isoform X3 has translation MGQRNMLFTNRMIAFESDQHGQNYLRPEPCILLGSNANFAQPNIRTMVSASGNTANLDVQYAVEPCDNAMIYGMTRYNGIPHHHNLDLGVAPSANFYYSYMAPSSGSGALPAPRSHGASGQLASSSNYGVIGVPTDAHGRNSHFMDDVRGPMKRKHAEGIAGSFQHNDASSSSSSSVAPLNTRHPDGVAVMDAASFDISQYRGVGTPSIMEVGPQNSLRNRAGATGMDSLMLHDHNHLIQANYMGQPFQPAGTLWLDQQLSSNSVDGGGTSSWNQAPAMPYVHGSNANGGSMESRSMGVQRYHETASNRSPPNFQHPPPINHQHHNLHHPQLTHGVRGQNINFQPQVAAASYRVSTNPSRGSLNPAQNSLEMGHRHPGSVPPTGLRIYRHNRGGFVPEATLRHRNLPHLRVLQADETAILDMPEFYQVGNLMDHHRDMRLDIEDMSYEELLALGEQIGSVSTGLSEETVTCQLRTKTYVSSTTVINLEEAASVDQEADSCIICQDEYKNQEKIGILDCGHDYHADCLKKWLLVKNVCPICKSEALTTGRKDV, from the exons ATGGGGCAAAGAAATATGCTATTCACTAATCGAATGATTGCTTTTGAATCGGATCAACATGGCCAGAATTATCTCCGTCCTGAGCCTTGCATCCTTTTGGGTTCCAATGCAAACTTTGCACAACCAAATATCCGAACTATGGTGTCAGCTTCTGGGAACACAGCTAATCTTGACGTCCAGTATGCAGTAGAGCCTTGTGACAATGCTATGATCTATGGGATGACACGTTACAATGGCATTCCGCACCATCATAATCTTGATTTAGGTGTTGCACCTTCAGCcaacttttattattcttacaTGGCACCTTCATCTGGTAGTGGGGCATTACCTGCTCCCCGAAGTCATGGGGCCTCTGGTCAGTTGGCATCTTCCAGCAATTATGGGGTCATTGGAGTTCCTACAGATGCGCATGGAAGGAACAGTCACTTTATGGATGATGTCAGGGGTCCAATGAAGAGAAAACATGCTGAAGGTATTGCCGGGAGTTTTCAACATAATGATGCATCATCAAGCTCTAGTTCTTCAGTTGCCCCCTTGAATACAAGGCATCCTGACGGGGTTGCTGTAATGGATGCTGCATCTTTTGATATTTCTCAGTACAGAGGGGTTGGTACTCCATCTATCATGGAAGTAGGACCCCAGAATAGTTTGAGGAACAGAGCCGGTGCTACTGGTATGGATTCTCTTATGTTGCATGACCATAATCATTTGATTCAAGCAAATTATATGGGTCAGCCTTTTCAGCCAGCTGGTACTCTCTGGTTGGACCAACAGTTGAGCAGTAATTCTGTTGATGGAGGAGGTACATCATCCTGGAACCAGGCTCCTGCAATGCCGTATGTGCATG GGAGCAATGCCAATGGAGGTTCTATGGAGAGTCGTAGCATGGGTGTGCAGAGATATCATGAGACAGCTAGTAACAGAAGTCCCCCTAATTTCCAGCATCCTCCTCCCATCAACCACCAGCACCACAATCTTCATCATCCACAGCTAACGCATGGAGTGAGAGGCCAGAATATTAACTTTCAACCCCAAGTAGCTGCAGCTTCTTATAGAGTTTCTACAAATCCTTCACGCGGCAGTCTGAATCCTGCTCAGAACAGTTTGGAGATGGGTCATAGGCATCCCGGATCTGTTCCACCAACTGGGCTTCGGATATACCGTCATAACAGAGGGGGATTCGTTCCTGAGGCAACTCTTAGACATCGCAACCTGCCACACTTGAGAGTTCTGCAGGCTGAT GAAACTGCGATACTAGATATGCCAGAATTTTATCAAGTGGGGAATTTGATGGACCATCACAGAGACATGCGGTTGGATATTGAAGATATGTCTTATGAG GAGCTTCTTGCATTGGGGGAACAGATTGGCAGTGTGAGCACTGGGTTGTCGGAGGAAACTGTCACATGTCAATTAAGGACAAAAACTTATGTATCATCTACTACTGTTATCAATCTGGAGGAGGCAGCTTCTGTGGATCAGGAAGCTGATTCTTGCATTATATGCCAG GATGAATATAAGAACCAAGAGAAGATTGGAATTCTTGATTGTGGACATGATTATCATGCGGATTGCTTAAAGAAGTGGCTGCTCGTGAAGAACGTCTGCCCCATCTGCAAATCTGAAGCGCTGACCACAGGAAGAAAGGATGTATAG
- the LOC133874691 gene encoding probable E3 ubiquitin-protein ligase ZFP1 isoform X2 — protein MLLDELNHLLVILRGISMGQRNMLFTNRMIAFESDQHGQNYLRPEPCILLGSNANFAQPNIRTMVSASGNTANLDVQYAVEPCDNAMIYGMTRYNGIPHHHNLDLGVAPSANFYYSYMAPSSGSGALPAPRSHGASGQLASSSNYGVIGVPTDAHGRNSHFMDDVRGPMKRKHAEGIAGSFQHNDASSSSSSSVAPLNTRHPDGVAVMDAASFDISQYRGVGTPSIMEVGPQNSLRNRAGATGMDSLMLHDHNHLIQANYMGQPFQPAGTLWLDQQLSSNSVDGGGTSSWNQAPAMPYVHGSNANGGSMESRSMGVQRYHETASNRSPPNFQHPPPINHQHHNLHHPQLTHGVRGQNINFQPQVAAASYRVSTNPSRGSLNPAQNSLEMGHRHPGSVPPTGLRIYRHNRGGFVPEATLRHRNLPHLRVLQADETAILDMPEFYQVGNLMDHHRDMRLDIEDMSYEELLALGEQIGSVSTGLSEETVTCQLRTKTYVSSTTVINLEEAASVDQEADSCIICQDEYKNQEKIGILDCGHDYHADCLKKWLLVKNVCPICKSEALTTGRKDV, from the exons GTATCAGTATGGGGCAAAGAAATATGCTATTCACTAATCGAATGATTGCTTTTGAATCGGATCAACATGGCCAGAATTATCTCCGTCCTGAGCCTTGCATCCTTTTGGGTTCCAATGCAAACTTTGCACAACCAAATATCCGAACTATGGTGTCAGCTTCTGGGAACACAGCTAATCTTGACGTCCAGTATGCAGTAGAGCCTTGTGACAATGCTATGATCTATGGGATGACACGTTACAATGGCATTCCGCACCATCATAATCTTGATTTAGGTGTTGCACCTTCAGCcaacttttattattcttacaTGGCACCTTCATCTGGTAGTGGGGCATTACCTGCTCCCCGAAGTCATGGGGCCTCTGGTCAGTTGGCATCTTCCAGCAATTATGGGGTCATTGGAGTTCCTACAGATGCGCATGGAAGGAACAGTCACTTTATGGATGATGTCAGGGGTCCAATGAAGAGAAAACATGCTGAAGGTATTGCCGGGAGTTTTCAACATAATGATGCATCATCAAGCTCTAGTTCTTCAGTTGCCCCCTTGAATACAAGGCATCCTGACGGGGTTGCTGTAATGGATGCTGCATCTTTTGATATTTCTCAGTACAGAGGGGTTGGTACTCCATCTATCATGGAAGTAGGACCCCAGAATAGTTTGAGGAACAGAGCCGGTGCTACTGGTATGGATTCTCTTATGTTGCATGACCATAATCATTTGATTCAAGCAAATTATATGGGTCAGCCTTTTCAGCCAGCTGGTACTCTCTGGTTGGACCAACAGTTGAGCAGTAATTCTGTTGATGGAGGAGGTACATCATCCTGGAACCAGGCTCCTGCAATGCCGTATGTGCATG GGAGCAATGCCAATGGAGGTTCTATGGAGAGTCGTAGCATGGGTGTGCAGAGATATCATGAGACAGCTAGTAACAGAAGTCCCCCTAATTTCCAGCATCCTCCTCCCATCAACCACCAGCACCACAATCTTCATCATCCACAGCTAACGCATGGAGTGAGAGGCCAGAATATTAACTTTCAACCCCAAGTAGCTGCAGCTTCTTATAGAGTTTCTACAAATCCTTCACGCGGCAGTCTGAATCCTGCTCAGAACAGTTTGGAGATGGGTCATAGGCATCCCGGATCTGTTCCACCAACTGGGCTTCGGATATACCGTCATAACAGAGGGGGATTCGTTCCTGAGGCAACTCTTAGACATCGCAACCTGCCACACTTGAGAGTTCTGCAGGCTGAT GAAACTGCGATACTAGATATGCCAGAATTTTATCAAGTGGGGAATTTGATGGACCATCACAGAGACATGCGGTTGGATATTGAAGATATGTCTTATGAG GAGCTTCTTGCATTGGGGGAACAGATTGGCAGTGTGAGCACTGGGTTGTCGGAGGAAACTGTCACATGTCAATTAAGGACAAAAACTTATGTATCATCTACTACTGTTATCAATCTGGAGGAGGCAGCTTCTGTGGATCAGGAAGCTGATTCTTGCATTATATGCCAG GATGAATATAAGAACCAAGAGAAGATTGGAATTCTTGATTGTGGACATGATTATCATGCGGATTGCTTAAAGAAGTGGCTGCTCGTGAAGAACGTCTGCCCCATCTGCAAATCTGAAGCGCTGACCACAGGAAGAAAGGATGTATAG